A stretch of Saccharothrix texasensis DNA encodes these proteins:
- a CDS encoding ROK family transcriptional regulator: MRNGPTRPRTGGSTADQATVRRHNLSVVLSHLRDHGPRSRARLAGETGLNKATVSSLVAELVDRGLVGEGETERATVGRPGQIIRLDGEHVVAVGAEVNVGYLSVLALNLRGQVVARQRIALDTTALEPALVLARLARLLDSALVGVTARPVGVAIAVPGLVEADTGVVRAAPNLGWTDIPVVAEISRLLGEPPYPVLLDNEANLAALAEVEAQGLDRGGDLILLTAAAGVGSGIVVGGRLLRGAQGFAGEVGHMRVRDDGPPCACGRTGCWEAAVGLNALLAAAPEHEPARTSAHEPEHDPLPDLERRLADIGERAAAGDERVLAAIADIDRWLTIGAGILVNAFNPHLLVLGGYFAALRPWIAGSLREELRGHVFARDIGGTRVAFSPLGFSGPVRGGASQILDRVFRDPVLVEPVDKPLAQEETV, from the coding sequence ATGAGGAACGGGCCGACTCGCCCGCGCACGGGCGGCTCGACCGCGGACCAGGCCACGGTCCGCCGGCACAACCTCTCCGTCGTGCTGTCGCACCTGCGCGACCACGGGCCGCGGTCGCGGGCCCGGCTCGCCGGGGAGACGGGGCTGAACAAGGCCACCGTGTCCAGCCTGGTCGCCGAGCTCGTCGACCGCGGCCTGGTGGGCGAGGGTGAGACGGAGCGGGCCACCGTCGGGCGGCCGGGCCAGATCATCCGGCTCGACGGCGAGCACGTCGTCGCGGTCGGGGCCGAGGTCAACGTCGGCTACCTGTCGGTGCTCGCGCTCAACCTGCGCGGTCAGGTCGTGGCGCGGCAGCGGATCGCGCTGGACACCACCGCGCTGGAGCCGGCGCTGGTGCTGGCCCGGCTGGCCCGGCTGCTGGACTCCGCGCTGGTCGGCGTCACGGCCCGGCCGGTCGGCGTGGCCATCGCCGTGCCCGGCCTGGTCGAGGCCGACACCGGGGTGGTGCGCGCGGCGCCCAACCTGGGGTGGACCGACATCCCGGTGGTCGCCGAGATCAGCAGGCTGCTCGGCGAGCCGCCGTACCCGGTGCTGCTGGACAACGAGGCCAACCTCGCGGCGCTGGCCGAGGTCGAGGCGCAGGGCCTGGACCGAGGCGGCGACCTCATCCTGCTCACCGCGGCGGCCGGCGTCGGCAGCGGCATCGTGGTGGGCGGGCGGCTGTTGCGCGGCGCGCAGGGGTTCGCCGGCGAGGTCGGGCACATGCGCGTGCGCGACGACGGCCCGCCGTGCGCGTGCGGCCGCACGGGCTGCTGGGAGGCCGCCGTGGGACTCAACGCGCTGCTCGCCGCCGCCCCGGAGCACGAGCCGGCGCGCACGTCGGCGCACGAACCGGAGCACGACCCGCTGCCGGACCTGGAGCGCCGGCTGGCCGACATCGGCGAGCGGGCCGCGGCGGGTGACGAGCGGGTGCTGGCCGCCATCGCCGACATCGACCGGTGGCTCACCATCGGCGCGGGCATCCTGGTCAACGCCTTCAACCCGCACCTGCTGGTGCTCGGCGGCTACTTCGCCGCGCTGCGACCGTGGATCGCCGGGTCCCTGCGCGAGGAGCTGCGCGGCCACGTCTTCGCCCGGGACATCGGCGGCACGCGCGTCGCGTTCTCGCCCCTGGGCTTCTCCGGCCCCGTGCGCGGCGGGGCGTCGCAGATCCTCGACCGCGTCTTCCGCGACCCCGTTCTCGTCGAGCCGGTCGACAAGCCCTTGGCACAGGAGGAAACCGTATGA
- a CDS encoding sugar ABC transporter ATP-binding protein: MTATTAPLLSVRGVVKRFPGVTALGGVDFDVRAGEVHCLLGQNGAGKSTLIKVLAGAHRPDEGEIRWRGEVVSFDNPTAAMRSGVAAIYQELDLVAGLSVADNVFLGHELSTAGFTRRAEVHRRTRALLDRLGHPDIPPDRDVGRLSAANQQIVSMARALSRDGQLLIMDEPSAVLDQDEVRKLFAVIRELTAQGVAIVYISHRMEEIREIGDRVTVLKDGRTVATGLPARETRTADLIRLMTGRDVEYAFPPREPVDPTAPEVLVVRGLAAGERFAGVDLTVRAGEVVGLAGLVGSGRSEILEAVYGARKLTAGTVEVDGKRLRRGSVGAAVRAGVGLCPEERKSQGLLLDQAVYRNITVSTLSAFSRFGFLDSGAERARSRELTTALDVRPPGVDRAVRTLSGGNQQKVVLARWLLRECRVLLLDEPTRGVDVGARSEIYELIRDLAGRGVAVVVVSSEVEEVLGLADRVLVVREGRVVHEGPADEIDESRVLDLVMEGTAA; the protein is encoded by the coding sequence ATGACGGCCACGACAGCCCCGCTGCTGTCCGTCCGGGGCGTGGTGAAGCGCTTCCCGGGCGTGACCGCCCTGGGCGGGGTCGATTTCGACGTGCGCGCCGGCGAGGTGCACTGCCTGCTCGGCCAGAACGGCGCCGGCAAGTCGACGCTGATCAAGGTGCTGGCCGGCGCGCACCGCCCGGACGAGGGCGAGATCCGGTGGCGGGGCGAGGTCGTGTCGTTCGACAACCCGACCGCCGCGATGCGCAGCGGCGTGGCCGCCATCTACCAGGAGCTGGACCTGGTGGCCGGGTTGTCCGTCGCCGACAACGTCTTCCTCGGCCACGAGCTGTCCACGGCGGGGTTCACCCGCCGCGCCGAGGTCCACCGCCGCACCCGGGCCCTGCTCGACCGGCTCGGCCACCCGGACATCCCACCGGACCGCGACGTCGGCCGGCTGTCCGCGGCGAACCAGCAGATCGTCAGCATGGCGCGCGCCCTGTCCCGCGACGGGCAGCTGCTCATCATGGACGAGCCGTCCGCGGTGCTGGACCAGGACGAGGTGCGCAAGCTGTTCGCGGTCATCCGGGAGCTGACCGCGCAGGGCGTGGCGATCGTCTACATCTCGCACCGGATGGAGGAGATCCGCGAGATCGGCGACCGGGTGACCGTGCTCAAGGACGGCCGCACGGTGGCGACCGGTCTGCCCGCCCGCGAGACCCGCACCGCCGACCTGATCAGGCTGATGACGGGCCGCGACGTGGAGTACGCCTTCCCGCCCCGAGAGCCGGTCGACCCGACCGCGCCCGAGGTGCTGGTGGTGCGCGGGTTGGCCGCGGGGGAGCGGTTCGCCGGTGTCGACCTGACCGTCCGCGCGGGCGAGGTGGTCGGGCTCGCCGGGCTCGTCGGGTCGGGGCGGTCGGAGATCCTGGAAGCGGTCTACGGCGCGCGCAAGCTGACCGCCGGCACCGTCGAGGTGGACGGCAAGCGGTTGCGGCGGGGCAGCGTCGGCGCGGCCGTGCGCGCGGGTGTCGGGCTGTGCCCGGAGGAGCGCAAGAGCCAGGGGCTGCTGCTGGACCAGGCCGTGTACCGCAACATCACGGTGTCCACGCTGTCGGCGTTCTCCCGCTTCGGCTTCCTCGACAGCGGCGCGGAGCGCGCGCGTTCGCGGGAGCTGACCACGGCGCTGGACGTCCGACCGCCGGGGGTGGACCGGGCGGTGCGCACCCTGTCGGGCGGCAACCAGCAGAAGGTGGTGCTGGCGCGGTGGTTGCTGCGCGAGTGCCGCGTGCTGCTGCTCGACGAGCCGACCCGGGGCGTGGACGTGGGGGCGCGCAGCGAGATCTACGAGCTGATCCGGGACCTGGCCGGCCGCGGCGTGGCCGTGGTGGTCGTGTCCAGCGAGGTCGAGGAGGTGCTCGGGCTCGCCGACCGGGTGCTGGTGGTGCGCGAAGGCCGGGTCGTCCACGAAGGGCCGGCCGACGAGATCGACGAATCCCGGGTCCTCGACCTGGTCATGGAAGGAACCGCCGCATGA
- a CDS encoding ABC transporter permease, whose amino-acid sequence MSENTTAVRPPTADRAKGGVTALLGSAAGRNTGLVVALVLLCLVGVATAGDRFADVDNLLTILRLASVIGVVSVGMTFVITGGGIDLSVGAIVALSSVWATTLATQAMANDSHWLVVVFAALAVGAGCGVVNGLLIAYGRIVAFIATLAMLAAARGLAEIISNRKTQIVDVPGFSAFFDASVLGVPVLVVIFALVAAVGWVVLNRTTFGRRTFAVGGNPEAARLAGIDVRRHTVLLYTLLGVCCGIAAVMLIARTTTGSSTHGGLYELDAIAAVVIGGTLLSGGRGTIAGTVFGVLIFTTLSNVFTLNNLSISAQAVAKGAIIVIAVLLQQRLARRSGA is encoded by the coding sequence ATGAGCGAGAACACCACCGCGGTCAGGCCGCCGACCGCGGACCGCGCGAAGGGCGGCGTCACCGCGCTGCTCGGGTCCGCGGCCGGCCGCAACACCGGTCTCGTCGTCGCCCTGGTGCTGCTGTGCCTGGTCGGCGTGGCCACCGCGGGCGACCGGTTCGCCGACGTGGACAACCTGCTCACCATCCTGCGCCTCGCCTCGGTGATCGGCGTGGTCAGCGTCGGCATGACGTTCGTGATCACCGGCGGCGGCATCGACCTGTCCGTCGGCGCGATCGTCGCGCTGTCCTCGGTCTGGGCCACCACCCTCGCCACCCAGGCGATGGCCAACGACAGCCACTGGCTCGTCGTCGTGTTCGCCGCGCTCGCCGTGGGCGCCGGCTGCGGCGTGGTCAACGGCCTGCTCATCGCCTACGGGCGGATCGTGGCGTTCATCGCGACGCTGGCCATGCTCGCCGCCGCCCGCGGCCTGGCCGAGATCATCTCCAACCGCAAGACCCAGATCGTCGACGTGCCGGGCTTCTCCGCGTTCTTCGACGCGTCGGTGCTCGGCGTGCCGGTGCTGGTGGTGATCTTCGCGCTGGTGGCCGCCGTGGGGTGGGTGGTGCTCAACCGCACCACGTTCGGCCGGCGGACCTTCGCCGTGGGCGGCAACCCCGAGGCCGCCCGGCTGGCCGGCATCGACGTGCGGCGGCACACCGTGCTGCTCTACACGTTGCTGGGCGTGTGCTGCGGCATCGCCGCGGTCATGCTGATCGCCCGCACCACCACCGGCAGCTCCACCCACGGCGGCCTGTACGAGCTGGACGCCATCGCCGCGGTCGTCATCGGCGGCACGCTGCTGTCGGGCGGTCGCGGCACGATCGCGGGCACCGTGTTCGGCGTGCTGATCTTCACCACGCTGTCGAACGTGTTCACCCTCAACAACCTCTCCATCTCCGCCCAGGCCGTCGCCAAGGGCGCGATCATCGTGATCGCCGTCCTGCTCCAGCAGCGGCTCGCCCGCCGCAGCGGCGCCTGA